One window of Mastacembelus armatus chromosome 20, fMasArm1.2, whole genome shotgun sequence genomic DNA carries:
- the LOC113121554 gene encoding zinc finger protein 383-like — protein sequence MAASNTESEHEHSDNRYKNEIKEENRDPGFVYQDHYKHEITEESRDPEFIDQDHYIIVMKEENGDPGFIDHEHCRSEIKGKNKDPGFVYQNHNKCEVKEESQDPDFIDRDHYLIAIKEEDEDPGFIDHEHFKSEIKEENQDSDFVYQDHDKLKEENQDSDVTELDEYISGIKEENLDPGFGYQDDNIGVVREENQNPVFTELDQYKSGIKEEKQDQSFVYDDHNKLEVKQENQDTDFIELHKYKSGINQDQDFIDPNQPDSSSAPSNQQKQKRQGIKCHCCQHCNKTFTTLQSLKIHQRVHSGQKPYSCVHCGTAFTQLGNLKRHQHIHSGQKPYTCDQCGKAFPHLGHLKRHQRIHTGQKPYSCDQCGKAFTQLGSLKIHQRIHSGHKPYSCDQCGKAFTVLDTLKIHQRIHSGKKLYSCDQCGKAFTVLGTLKKHQRIHSGQKPYSCDQCGKAFTQLGHLRAHEHIHSGQKPYSCDQCGKDFTQLGTLKIHQRIHSGEKPYSCDQCGKAFTLLGNLKRHQNVHSGEKPYSCDQCGKAFTLLGNLKRHQRVHSVEKLHWCEKCENVPVTP from the exons ATGGCGGCGtcaaacacagagtcagagcaTGAACACAGCGATAACCGCTACAAAAACGAGATTAAAGAAGAGAATCGGGACCCAGGTTTCGTCTACCAGGATCACTACAAACATGAAATTACGGAAGAGAGTCGAGACCCAGAATTTATCGACCAGGACCATTACATCATTGTTATGAAGGAGGAGAACGGGGACCCTGGATTTATCGACCACGAGCACTGCAGGAGCGaaataaagggaaaaaacaaGGACCCAGGTTTCGTGTACCAGAACCACAACAAATGTGAAGTTAAAGAGGAGAGTCAGGACCCGGATTTTATCGACCGCGACCATTACCTTATTGCTATaaaggaggaggacgaggaccCGGGTTTTATCGACCATGAACACTTCAAGAGTGAAATAAAGGAAGAGAACCAGGACTCGGATTTTGTCTATCAGGACCACGACAAACTTAAAGAGGAGAATCAGGACTCCGATGTTACCGAACTGGACGAATACATCAGCGGAATAAAAGAAGAGAATCTGGACCCAGGTTTCGGCTACCAGGACGACAACATAGGCGTAGTTAGAGAGGAGAATCAGAATCCGGTTTTTACCGAACTGGATCAGTACAAGAGTGGAATAAAGGAAGAAAAGCAAGACCAAAGTTTCGTCTACGACGACCACAACAAACTTGAAGTTAAACAGGAGAATCAAGACACGGATTTTATTGAACTGCACAAGTACAAGAGCGGAATCAATCAGGATCAAGATTTCATCGATCCAAACCAGCCCGACTCGTCCTCTGCTCCCAGCaatcagcag aaacagaaaagacaggGCATCAAATGTCACTGCTGTCAGCACTGCAACAAGACCTTCACAACATTGCAAAGTTTAAAGATTCATCAACGTGTTCACTCCGGACAAAAACCATACAGCTGTGTCCATTGTGGAACAGCATTCACACAGTTAGGCaacctgaaaagacatcagcatattcactctggacagaaacCATACAcctgtgaccagtgtggaaaagcatTCCCACATTTAGGCCACCTGAAAAGACATCAACGTATTCACACTGGACAGAAACCGTACAGCTGTGATCAGTGTGGTAAAGCCTTCACACAGTTAGGCAGCCTGAAAatacatcagcgtattcactctggacacaaaccatacagctgtgaccagtgtggaaaagcatTTACAGTTTTAGACACCTTGAAAatacatcagcgtattcactctggaaaGAAACtttacagctgtgaccagtgtgggaaagcttttacagttttaggcactttaaaAAAGCATCAGCGTATTCATTCTGGACAGAAaccgtacagctgtgaccagtgtggaaaggCTTTCACACAGTTAGGTCACCTAAGAGCTCATGAGcatattcactctggacagaagccgtacagctgtgaccagtgtggaaaagacTTCACACAGTTAGGCACCCTGAAAatacatcagcgtattcactctggagagaaaccatacagctgtgaccagtgtggaaaagccttcacctTGCTGGGTaacctgaaaagacatcagaatgttcactctggagagaaaccatacagctgtgaccagtgtggaaaagccttcacctTGCTGGGTAACCTGAAAAGACATCAACGTGTTCACTCTGTAGAGAAGCTGCACTGGTGTGAAAAATGTGAgaatgtcccagtaactccataa